One Intestinimonas butyriciproducens genomic window, ACCGGGGGGAGATCGGAGTGGGGCTTGTGAACCTGTCCGAGACCCCCTATACCGTAGCGCCAGGGGACCGCATCGCCCAACTGGCGGTGGTGCCCGTGGTCCGTGCCGCCCTGACCCCTGTAGAGGAGTTGGATGAGACGGCGAGGGGCGCCGGCGGCTTTGGCTCCACGGGGAAATGACGTTCAAACCCGGACGGCGGCCCCGGCCGCCGTCCGCAGAAAGAGGGAATACGGCGATGAAGATCATTCTGGCCTCCGGCTCTCCCCGGCGGCGTCAGCTTTTGGAGCAGGTGGGCCTGCGGGGCTTTGTGGTCCGGGCCTCCGATGTGGACGAGTCGGTCCGCCCCGGGCTCACCCCCGCTGAAATGGTGGAGGAGCTCTCCGCACGGAAGGCGGCGGCGGTGGTCCGGGAGGCCCCCAAGGACGGTCTGGTGCTGGCCGCCGACACCGTGGTGGCCCTGGAGGGGGCCGTCCTGGGCAAACCGGCGAGTCCGGAAGAGGCCGCGCGTATGCTCGCCGCCCTCTCCGGGCGGACCCATCAGGTCTACACCGGCCTTACGCTGGCGGGGCCTGGGGCGGCGCGCACCGAGCACGAGGTCACCGCCGTCACCTTTCGCGCCCTGAGCGGGGCGGAGATCGCGGCCTACGTGGCCACCGGGGAGCCCATGGACAAGGCCGGCGCCTATGGCATCCAGGGCCTGGGGGCGCTGCTGGTCCAGCGGCTGGAGGGCGACTACTTCAACGTCATGGGCCTGCCCCTGTGCCGCCTGGGACGTATGCTGCGGGCTTTCGGTGTGGAGCTGTTGTCCCCCGACGGACACTGAGAAGGAGAACCGGATTTGAAGGATTTTTTCCGAAACAACGGCGCCCTAATCCTGGTCATCGCCGTGCTGCTCGCCGCCATCACGGCGGTGAGCTCCTATGTGCTCCAGGGGGTGCCCAACCCCCTGGCCAACGTACTGGGGGTGATCACCACCCCCATCCGCAATGGGATCTCCTCCTTCGCCGGCTGGGCGGAGGGGATCTATAACTACTCCTTTCAATACGATGAGCTCCAGGCGGAAAATGCCCGGCTGCGGAAGGAGATCGCCGAGCTGGAGGCCAAGGCCCGGGAGGGCGAGGCGGACAGCAAGGAGAACGAGCGGCTGCGGACGCTGCTGGGGCTGCGGCAAAAGCGCAGAGAATTTGACTTTGAGTCCGCCACCGTCACCGCCCGGGGCAGTTCCAACTGGGCCTCCACCCTCACCCTCAGCAAGGGCGCGGAGCAGGGCGTCCAGGCCGGAAACTGCGTGGTGGACGAGGCCGGGAATCTGGTGGGCATCATCGAGGAGGCGGGCGCCAACTGGTCCACCATGATCACGATAACGGACGCCACCCTGGAGATGGGGGCGCTCATTGCCCGGACCGACTCTACCGCCGTGTTGGAGGGGGATTTCACCCTGATGGCCGAGGGGAAGCTGAAGCTCACCTACCTGCCGGAAAACACGGAGCTCATCACCGGAGACCTGGTGCTCACCTCCAGCATGGGGGGCAACTACCCCTCCGGGCTGGTGGCGGGCACCATCGAGTCCATTCACACCGACGCCTCGGGTATGTCCCGTTACGCGGTCATTGTCCCGGCGGCGGATCTGGACGATCTGGTACAGGTGTTTATCATCAAAGCGTTTGACATTGTGGAGTAGAGGGGGGCTCAGCCCTTGACAAGGCAGGACTTTATCCTGAAATGGCTTTTCTACGCCTTGGCGCTGCTGCCGGTCTGGTGGATGGATACCTTTGTGCTGGGGAGATTCCCGGTGCTGGGCGTGGCCCCCATGCTGCTGCCTGTGGCCGCCGTGGCGGTGGCTGTGCTGGAGGGCGCGCTGGCCGGGGCGGGCTTCGGCCTGGCGGTGGGCGTCCTGTGCGACGCGGTATATTTCGGCGGCCACGGCTTTCTGACGCTGGGCCTGTGTCTCATCGGCTGGGGCGCGGGCGCCGCCTCCCAGTATGTCCTCAGCAGGAACTTCGGAGGCTGCCTGCTGTGCGCCGCCGCCGGTCTGGTCCTCATCGACATGGTGCGGGTCTTTGCCGGACTCTTCACGGGCCTTGCTTCCCTGCCCGCCCTGCTGCGGGTGGCTCTGCCGGAGGTCCTCTGGTCACTCTGTTTCGTGTGTCTCCTCTATCCCTGGTTTGCCTGGGTGCGAGGGCGCATCATCCACTTTTTGCGGCTTTAGTGCCTGCCGCCGCGCGGCAAGGAGGTAGTTATGAACGGGAAAAAGGAACCCATGATGGACGGGCGGCAGTTCCATGTCCGGGTCCGGGGCGTGATGGTATTGCTGGCGGCCGTTCTGGTGGGCTTTCTCTGGGTCCTCTACGACCTCCAGTATGTCCACGGGGCGGAGTATCTGGAGCAGTCCCGGCGGAAGATTGCGAAAACCGAGACTGTGGAGGCATCCCGGGGGCAGATCCTGGACCGCTACGGCCGGGTGCTGGTCGGCAACCGGGCCAGCTACAACGTAAGCCTGGACACCTCCTTTATGGGGGAGGAGAGAAATGCGATCCTCCTGCGGCTGCTGGAGATCTGCCGGGAGGAGTCGGTGACGTGGAGCGACACCCTGCCCGTCTCCCGGTCGGCCCCCTACGTCTTTACGGCGGAAGGCGCCTACGGCAATCTGAGAAAGTACGCCGAGAAGATGAAATGGGACGGGCTGGTCCCCACAGCGGAGGAGCTGGAAGCCCTGCAGAGCGCCGAGTCCCCCGCCCTCCCCTCCGCCGAGCGCCTGCTCGCCAAGCTCCGGGAGACCTATCAGGTGGACCCCGCCCTCTCCGACGGGGAGGCCAGGGACCTGGTGGGCGTTCTCTATGAGCTTGCCCTCCGCTCGCGGGAGATCACATGGAGCAGCTACGTCTTTGCTCAGGATGTGGAGATGGCCTTTATCGTCAAGGTGAAGGAGGCGTCCCTCTCAGGGGTGAGCATCGACACCACCACCGTCCGGGAGTACAACACCTCCTATGCCGCCCATCTGCTGGGCCGGGTGGGGCTGATGGACTCGGATGAGTGGAACAATATCTATCAGGCGCTGGACTACCCCTATAACGCCTCCGTTGGGAAGGACGGTATGGAGCAGGCCTTTGAGTCCTATCTCCACGGTGTGCCGGGCAAGCGGGCCATCGAGACCAACGACCAGGGCAAGGTGGTCAGTGCGGACGACAACTGGAAGATCGACGAGCGCACCGGCGAGCCGCAGGCCCCTCAGCCCGGCTGCAATGTCATCTCCACCCTGGACATCAAGCTCCAGGAGGCAGTGGAGCGGGCCCTGGCAGACGGTGTGGGCGCCCTCAAATCCGAGGACACCCAGGGCGCGGCGGCGGTGGTCATCGACGTCAATGACGGCGGCGTGCTGGCCTCCGCCTCCTATCCCACCTATGATCTGTCCACCTTCCTCCAGAACTACACTGAGCTGGCCAACGACCCGCTCAACCCCCTGTTCAACCGGGCTACCCAGGGGGTCTATCCCCCGGGCTCCACCTTTAAGATGGTCACCGCCATCGCCGGACTTCAGGAGGGCGTCATCACCCCGACGGATGAGATTCTGGACACCGGGCGCTATACGTACTACAAGGATTACCAGCCCCAGTGCTGGTATTACCGCCAGTACGGCCGCACCCACGGCAAGGAGAACGTCTCCGAGGCCATCCGGGACTCCTGCAACATCTTCTTCTACGATGTGGGCCGCCGCCTGGGCATCAGCCTGCTGGATGAGTACGCCCAGAAGTTCGGCCTGGGGGAGTACACCGGCATCGAGGTCTATGAGAGCAAGGGTCACGTGGCGGGTCCCGGTTACACCGAATCCCTGGGCCAGAAGTGGTACGACGGCAATACCCTCCCCGCCGCCATCGGCCAGGAGAACAACCAGTTTACCCCTATCCAGCTCGCCAACTATGTGGCTACCCTGGCCAACGGCGGCACACACTACTCGGCCCACCTGCTCAAGGAGGTCAAATCCAGCGACTTCTCCCAGGTGGTCTACCAGTATGAGCCGGAGGTCCTCAACGAGCTGGACCTGGACCCGGAAAACCTGGAGGCCGTCACCAGGGGCATGCTGATGGTGACCCAGCCCGGCGGCTCCGCCTACAGCTACGGCTTCAACACCCTGGACATACAGGTGGCGGCCAAGACCGGCTCGGCCCAGGTGAGCAGCGCCACCGAGTCCAACGCCGTCTTTGTCTGCTTCGCCCCCTACGAGGACCCGGAGATCGCTCTGGCTATCGTGGTGGAAAAGGGCGGCTCCGGCTCCACGCTGAGTAGCATTGCCGTGGAGATCCTGGACTACTATTTCTCCTCCGGCAGCGGCATGGAGACCGTGGAGGGGGAGAACACGCTGCTGCGGTAGCGCCCCCATTTTTGATTTGTGAGTTGATACCATGATAGATCCCTCCATCTTCAACGCACGAGACCCCCGGTGCAAGACTCCCTATGGGGCGGTGCCCTCCGGGACCCGGGTCGCCCTCACCCTCCGCCCCCGCCGCGCCGGTGGTTGGTCCCGGGCCGTGCTTCGGGCGCGGTTTGAGTTCCGGGGGGAGGAGATTGCTGAAGTGCCCATGCCTTGGACAGGGCTGGACGGGGACCGGGATCTCTTTTCCTGTGCGCTGGACACCGGGGACTATGTGGGCCTGGTCTGGTACTCCTTCCGCCTGGAGCGGCTGGACGGAAAGGCGCTGGAGCTTCCCGAACGGCAGCTCACCGTCTACGACGGCGCCCACTCCGTTCCGGCCTGGTTTGGAGAGGGCGTCACCTATCAGATCTTCCCCGACCGCTTCCGCCGCACCTGTGTGCCCGATCCCGCCGGCATGGTGGGGGGGCGCAGCGTTCACACCGGCTGGTTCGAGGAGCCGGTGTGGCAGCCCGATGCCCGCGGCGAGGTGCGCAACCGGGATTTCTTCGGCGGCTCTCTGGCGGGGGTGGAGGAAAAGCTGGACTATCTCCAGAGTCTGGGGGTGGAGACCCTCTACTTCTGCCCCATCTTCGAGGCGGCGGAGAATCACCGCTACGGCACCGCCGACTACGAGCGGGTGGACCCCATGCTGGGTTCCAACGAGGACTTCAAGGACCTCTGTGCCGCCGCCCGGGCCCGGGGCATCCGGGTGATGCTGGACGGCGTGTTCAATCACCAGGGGTTCGTCAGCCGCTACTTCAACGGGGACGGCTTTTACCCCGAGCTGGGGGCCCATCAGTCCAAGGCTTCCCCCTACTACCCTTGGTATCACTTCAACCGCTGGCCGGATCAATATGACGCCTGGTGGGGCATCTACTCCCTCCCTGCCGTCAACGAGAGCCAGGAGGACTATGTGGACTATATCATCGAGGGTGAGGACAGCATTGTGCGCCGGTGGCTCCGGGCCGGGGCCGACGGATGGCGGCTGGACGTGGCCGACGAGCTGCCCGACGCTTTTATTGAAAAGCTCCACCGGGCCGCCCGGGAGGCCAAGCCGGAGGCCGTCATCATCGGCGAGGTGTGGGAGGACGGGTCCAACAAGATCGCCTATGGCGTCCGCCGCAGGCACCTTCTGGGGGGACATCTGGACGGGCTGATGAACTACCCCTTCCGCAATGCGCTGCTGGCCTGGCTGCTGGGCGGGGACGCCGGGCAGTTCCGGGAGAGCATGGAGACCATTCGGGAGAACTATCCGCCCGCTGCCTTCTATTCCGCCATGAACTCCCTGGGCACCCATGATACCCCCCGAATCCTCACCCTGCTGGGGGTGGGCGGGGACTGCGGCGGGGAGAGCAAGCAGTGGCGGGCCGAGCACCGGCTCTCACCCGAGGAGCGGGCGCTGGGCGTCCGGCGGCTGAAGCTGGCCGCACTGGTCCAGTATGCCTTCCCGGGGAGCCCCACCACCTACTACGGGGACGAGGCGGGTATGGAGGGATTTGAAGACCCCTTCAACCGCCGCACCTACCCCTGGGGGGAGGAGGATGCCGAGCTGATCGCCTGGTACCGGGCCCTGGGGAAGGCCCGGCGGGAGTTGGCCCCTCTGCGGAGGGGAGCGCTGTGCTATACGGCGGCCGAGGGAGACGTGCTGGCCTTCACCCGCACCTGGGAGGAGGATACCGTCCTGTGCGCCTGCAACGCCGGGCGGGAGTGCGCCCGGGTGACCCTTCCCTGGTCCGCCGCGGAAATCGGCGGCCTGCTGTGCTTCCCGACCGATCCGGACACCGGCGAGGCCGTGGTCGAGCTGCCCCCCCTGACCGGATATCTACTGCGGAAGAGCCCCGGCCGGGAATAACGAAATCCTGAAGAGAGGAGCGCCGCATATGCGCCGTCCCACCTGAAAATTCCACCTGTTTTGCCCCGCTGGCAACACGGCGGGTGCTTTGTGATGCCTGGGGCCCGTAAACCATTTTCAAACAAGGCCTGAAACAGGATGAATTTTTATGGTACGGAATCGGCGCAATGTTGCGCTCCTTTTTGCCGTCTATTTTTTGCAGGGACTGTGCTTCTACAGTCCCGTAGCCACCCTATACCGACTGGAGGCCGGGCTCACACTGTTCCAGACCGGCCTTTTGGAGTCCATCTCCCTGGCCGCCATGCTTCTTCTGGAGATCCCCTGGGGACGGGCGGCCGACCGCATCGGTCACCGCCGGACTCTGGTGATCTGCTCCGCCCTCTTCGCCCTTTCCAAGGTGGTATTCTGGAAGGCCCGGGCTTTCCCGGACTTCCTCGCCGAGCGGCTCATCCTGGC contains:
- the mreD gene encoding rod shape-determining protein MreD; translation: MTRQDFILKWLFYALALLPVWWMDTFVLGRFPVLGVAPMLLPVAAVAVAVLEGALAGAGFGLAVGVLCDAVYFGGHGFLTLGLCLIGWGAGAASQYVLSRNFGGCLLCAAAGLVLIDMVRVFAGLFTGLASLPALLRVALPEVLWSLCFVCLLYPWFAWVRGRIIHFLRL
- a CDS encoding Maf family protein, with the protein product MKIILASGSPRRRQLLEQVGLRGFVVRASDVDESVRPGLTPAEMVEELSARKAAAVVREAPKDGLVLAADTVVALEGAVLGKPASPEEAARMLAALSGRTHQVYTGLTLAGPGAARTEHEVTAVTFRALSGAEIAAYVATGEPMDKAGAYGIQGLGALLVQRLEGDYFNVMGLPLCRLGRMLRAFGVELLSPDGH
- the mreC gene encoding rod shape-determining protein MreC, coding for MKDFFRNNGALILVIAVLLAAITAVSSYVLQGVPNPLANVLGVITTPIRNGISSFAGWAEGIYNYSFQYDELQAENARLRKEIAELEAKAREGEADSKENERLRTLLGLRQKRREFDFESATVTARGSSNWASTLTLSKGAEQGVQAGNCVVDEAGNLVGIIEEAGANWSTMITITDATLEMGALIARTDSTAVLEGDFTLMAEGKLKLTYLPENTELITGDLVLTSSMGGNYPSGLVAGTIESIHTDASGMSRYAVIVPAADLDDLVQVFIIKAFDIVE
- a CDS encoding penicillin-binding transpeptidase domain-containing protein → MNGKKEPMMDGRQFHVRVRGVMVLLAAVLVGFLWVLYDLQYVHGAEYLEQSRRKIAKTETVEASRGQILDRYGRVLVGNRASYNVSLDTSFMGEERNAILLRLLEICREESVTWSDTLPVSRSAPYVFTAEGAYGNLRKYAEKMKWDGLVPTAEELEALQSAESPALPSAERLLAKLRETYQVDPALSDGEARDLVGVLYELALRSREITWSSYVFAQDVEMAFIVKVKEASLSGVSIDTTTVREYNTSYAAHLLGRVGLMDSDEWNNIYQALDYPYNASVGKDGMEQAFESYLHGVPGKRAIETNDQGKVVSADDNWKIDERTGEPQAPQPGCNVISTLDIKLQEAVERALADGVGALKSEDTQGAAAVVIDVNDGGVLASASYPTYDLSTFLQNYTELANDPLNPLFNRATQGVYPPGSTFKMVTAIAGLQEGVITPTDEILDTGRYTYYKDYQPQCWYYRQYGRTHGKENVSEAIRDSCNIFFYDVGRRLGISLLDEYAQKFGLGEYTGIEVYESKGHVAGPGYTESLGQKWYDGNTLPAAIGQENNQFTPIQLANYVATLANGGTHYSAHLLKEVKSSDFSQVVYQYEPEVLNELDLDPENLEAVTRGMLMVTQPGGSAYSYGFNTLDIQVAAKTGSAQVSSATESNAVFVCFAPYEDPEIALAIVVEKGGSGSTLSSIAVEILDYYFSSGSGMETVEGENTLLR
- a CDS encoding glycoside hydrolase family 13 protein — translated: MIDPSIFNARDPRCKTPYGAVPSGTRVALTLRPRRAGGWSRAVLRARFEFRGEEIAEVPMPWTGLDGDRDLFSCALDTGDYVGLVWYSFRLERLDGKALELPERQLTVYDGAHSVPAWFGEGVTYQIFPDRFRRTCVPDPAGMVGGRSVHTGWFEEPVWQPDARGEVRNRDFFGGSLAGVEEKLDYLQSLGVETLYFCPIFEAAENHRYGTADYERVDPMLGSNEDFKDLCAAARARGIRVMLDGVFNHQGFVSRYFNGDGFYPELGAHQSKASPYYPWYHFNRWPDQYDAWWGIYSLPAVNESQEDYVDYIIEGEDSIVRRWLRAGADGWRLDVADELPDAFIEKLHRAAREAKPEAVIIGEVWEDGSNKIAYGVRRRHLLGGHLDGLMNYPFRNALLAWLLGGDAGQFRESMETIRENYPPAAFYSAMNSLGTHDTPRILTLLGVGGDCGGESKQWRAEHRLSPEERALGVRRLKLAALVQYAFPGSPTTYYGDEAGMEGFEDPFNRRTYPWGEEDAELIAWYRALGKARRELAPLRRGALCYTAAEGDVLAFTRTWEEDTVLCACNAGRECARVTLPWSAAEIGGLLCFPTDPDTGEAVVELPPLTGYLLRKSPGRE